A genomic region of Leptolyngbya sp. NIES-2104 contains the following coding sequences:
- a CDS encoding Rieske 2Fe-2S domain-containing protein — MLINQKPQSTEATELPAGGTDPTRFDWKEAWYPVHYVQDLDQTKPTKFTLLGQDLVIWWDGKAQRWRAFEDQCPHRLAPLSEGRIAEDGLLECPYHGWAFEGNGNCDRIPQQPEGLSANESKRACVASYATAERQGLLFVYPGQQNSEQVKIPIIEPMEKSPDEWVCLNTFRDLPYDALTLLENVLDASHVPFTHHQSVGNRSNASPVELEVLESGKQGFTGFWEAGPRKGTLGSQHTKFIAPGLMWHDLTSKQFGRTMTVVYATPIRKGECRVFARFPFKFASKLPSFFIKLTPRWYSHIGNNAVLEDDQIFLHYQERYLAAKGDSSNFAKAFYLPTRADSFVSSLRKWINDFEADPFSGEALPPLQSIDQLLDRYSSHTIHCSSCRTALARIQQLKFAIAIIGMLTWAVLPLISIVLQPSSLPIAILAAIVPIISGSTWLVLHSLERKFYKGQRIPARNLPEKRQR; from the coding sequence ATGCTGATCAATCAAAAGCCTCAATCGACTGAAGCAACTGAACTTCCCGCAGGTGGAACTGATCCGACTCGGTTTGATTGGAAAGAAGCTTGGTATCCGGTTCACTATGTTCAAGATTTAGATCAGACGAAGCCCACGAAATTTACGTTGTTAGGGCAAGATTTGGTCATTTGGTGGGATGGGAAGGCGCAGCGTTGGAGAGCGTTTGAAGATCAGTGTCCGCATCGATTAGCGCCACTCTCAGAAGGCAGAATCGCAGAGGATGGACTGCTCGAATGTCCGTATCATGGTTGGGCATTTGAAGGAAATGGAAACTGCGATCGTATTCCCCAACAACCCGAAGGACTTTCTGCAAATGAATCTAAACGCGCCTGTGTTGCCTCTTATGCCACGGCAGAACGTCAAGGATTACTTTTTGTTTATCCAGGTCAGCAAAATTCAGAGCAGGTCAAGATTCCCATTATTGAACCGATGGAAAAATCACCTGATGAATGGGTGTGTTTGAATACCTTTCGCGATTTGCCTTACGATGCGTTGACGCTGTTAGAAAATGTGCTTGATGCGAGTCATGTTCCATTCACGCATCATCAATCAGTGGGCAATCGATCGAATGCTTCTCCGGTTGAGTTAGAAGTTTTAGAATCTGGGAAACAAGGCTTTACAGGCTTTTGGGAAGCAGGACCACGCAAAGGAACATTAGGATCACAACATACAAAGTTTATTGCTCCTGGATTGATGTGGCATGATTTGACCTCAAAGCAGTTCGGAAGAACAATGACAGTTGTTTATGCAACACCGATTCGTAAAGGTGAGTGTCGTGTGTTTGCTCGATTTCCGTTTAAGTTCGCTTCAAAGCTACCTAGCTTCTTTATCAAATTGACACCTCGATGGTATTCGCACATTGGTAACAATGCTGTTTTAGAAGATGATCAAATCTTTTTGCACTATCAGGAACGATACCTAGCAGCAAAAGGAGACAGTTCAAACTTTGCAAAAGCTTTCTACCTACCAACTCGTGCAGATTCGTTTGTTTCGAGCTTGCGGAAGTGGATCAATGATTTTGAAGCTGACCCATTTTCGGGTGAAGCATTGCCGCCGTTGCAATCGATCGATCAACTCCTCGATCGATATTCTTCTCACACGATTCATTGTTCCAGTTGTCGAACGGCGCTCGCTCGAATTCAACAGCTAAAATTCGCGATCGCGATTATTGGAATGCTCACTTGGGCGGTTTTGCCATTGATCTCGATCGTTCTTCAGCCGTCATCTTTGCCGATCGCCATTCTCGCCGCGATCGTGCCAATCATTTCAGGCTCTACTTGGCTTGTCCTGCACAGTCTAGAGCGCAAATTCTACAAGGGGCAGCGCATTCCAGCCAGAAACTTACCCGAAAAAAGACAGCGATGA
- a CDS encoding Rpn family recombination-promoting nuclease/putative transposase, translating to MYDNTCRFLAENFSADFASWLLGRSVTLTEIQPSELSLDPIRADAMILLQSDESILHLEFQTQPKPEIPFRMLDYRVRGQRRFKDKPMRQVVIYLKPTNSELVYQTSYVLGRTRHEFDVIRLWEESASLFLQYPGLLPFATLGQSESPEGMLRQVTQLVDQIEDFTTQANLRAASAILAGLRLKQDVIYRLVQRDIMQESVIYRSIQKEKAEEIALNLLREGFPIDAIARGTGLSIGEVQQLQQQMNETPQNL from the coding sequence ATGTACGATAATACTTGCCGATTTCTGGCTGAAAACTTTTCTGCTGACTTCGCCAGTTGGCTACTGGGAAGGTCTGTCACCCTGACCGAAATTCAGCCTTCCGAACTCTCGCTTGATCCGATTCGCGCTGATGCAATGATTCTGCTTCAGTCAGATGAATCGATTCTTCATCTCGAATTTCAAACGCAACCCAAGCCGGAAATTCCGTTTCGGATGTTGGATTATCGGGTTCGAGGACAGCGACGCTTTAAGGATAAGCCGATGCGGCAGGTCGTTATTTATCTCAAGCCGACTAATTCTGAACTGGTCTATCAAACAAGTTACGTGCTGGGACGAACTCGACATGAATTTGATGTCATTCGGCTCTGGGAAGAATCCGCCTCGCTATTTCTGCAATATCCAGGACTCTTGCCTTTTGCCACGCTTGGACAAAGCGAAAGTCCAGAAGGGATGTTACGCCAAGTGACCCAGCTCGTGGATCAGATTGAAGATTTCACAACACAAGCGAATTTGAGGGCAGCCTCAGCGATTTTAGCCGGGTTAAGATTGAAGCAAGATGTAATTTATCGTTTGGTGCAGAGGGACATTATGCAAGAATCTGTGATTTACCGCTCAATTCAGAAAGAAAAGGCAGAGGAAATTGCGCTTAACCTGCTTCGAGAAGGATTTCCGATCGATGCCATCGCCCGTGGAACTGGATTATCGATCGGAGAAGTTCAACAACTTCAACAGCAAATGAATGAGACTCCACAGAACTTGTGA
- a CDS encoding histone deacetylase has product MNLPFVYHPNYVVPLPPDHRFPMEKFKKLYELLLSDRIADLDQFHIPDLPSQAWIELVHTPDYVNAYCSGTLDPKAQRRIGLPWSPELVNRTCTAVGGTILTAQLALKSGLACNTAGGTHHAFPSYGSGFCIFNDLAIASRVLQKLGLVEKILIVDLDVHQGDGTALIFQSDPTVFTFSMHCDINFPGTKQQSDLDVPLPEGMEDDEYLQTLAQYLPDLLSEIKPDLVLYDAGVDPHLGDRLGKLALTDSGLYRREMQVLTTCISQGYPVACVIGGGYAEDMDALVYRHSIVHRAASEVFQQYRL; this is encoded by the coding sequence ATGAATTTGCCCTTTGTTTACCACCCTAATTACGTTGTACCCCTGCCACCGGATCATCGCTTTCCGATGGAGAAATTTAAGAAACTTTACGAGTTACTTTTAAGCGATCGCATTGCCGACCTCGATCAATTTCACATTCCCGATCTACCCTCCCAAGCTTGGATCGAACTCGTTCACACGCCCGATTATGTGAATGCTTACTGTTCTGGAACGCTCGATCCAAAAGCACAACGCCGCATCGGTTTACCGTGGAGTCCTGAGCTTGTCAATCGAACTTGTACCGCCGTTGGAGGCACAATTCTCACCGCTCAGCTTGCCTTGAAATCGGGGTTGGCGTGTAACACCGCAGGCGGAACCCATCATGCGTTTCCGAGCTATGGATCGGGATTTTGTATTTTTAACGATTTAGCGATCGCGTCTCGCGTTCTCCAAAAATTAGGATTAGTCGAAAAGATTCTCATCGTCGATCTCGATGTGCATCAAGGCGATGGCACTGCGCTAATTTTTCAATCTGATCCAACTGTGTTCACTTTCTCGATGCACTGTGACATAAATTTTCCAGGAACAAAGCAACAAAGTGATTTAGATGTGCCTTTACCTGAAGGTATGGAAGACGATGAATACTTACAAACTTTGGCGCAGTATCTTCCTGATTTACTTTCTGAAATCAAGCCAGATTTAGTGCTGTACGATGCGGGAGTTGATCCGCATTTAGGCGATCGATTAGGCAAGCTTGCACTGACCGATTCCGGGTTGTATCGACGGGAAATGCAGGTGTTAACGACTTGTATTTCGCAAGGGTATCCAGTGGCTTGTGTGATTGGGGGCGGGTATGCCGAGGATATGGACGCGCTCGTTTATCGACATTCGATCGTGCATCGGGCAGCGAGTGAAGTCTTTCAACAGTACAGATTGTAG
- a CDS encoding CPP1-like family protein — protein sequence MSAQSPYEKLGVSEGATFEEIQTARTRLIEELAGDQRKISEVEAAYDSVLMERLRLRQEGKIKVPDRIRFPEKLVQATPAETPAPTAKSNEWLKSLIDQPSAQDIAYPAVGMAGLGTLVYFYPTDQVLQIAMALATGTTLYFLYRKERKLGRSILLGVAGLLLGFAIGGVVYTFLLPSFSMLPTNEVLISLVTFLVLWLVSSFTK from the coding sequence ATGAGCGCACAAAGCCCGTATGAAAAGTTAGGCGTTTCCGAAGGCGCGACGTTTGAAGAGATTCAGACGGCACGAACCCGGTTGATCGAAGAATTGGCAGGCGACCAGCGAAAAATTTCGGAAGTCGAGGCGGCTTATGATTCTGTCTTGATGGAGCGGTTGCGCTTGCGCCAAGAAGGAAAAATTAAAGTCCCCGATCGCATTCGCTTTCCTGAAAAATTGGTTCAGGCAACACCCGCAGAAACTCCCGCCCCGACTGCGAAATCGAATGAATGGCTGAAGAGTTTGATCGATCAACCCAGCGCTCAAGATATTGCATATCCAGCCGTGGGAATGGCGGGGTTGGGTACATTGGTGTATTTCTACCCAACTGACCAAGTGCTGCAAATTGCGATGGCACTGGCAACCGGGACAACTCTGTATTTTCTCTACCGCAAGGAACGGAAATTAGGTCGATCGATTCTTTTAGGAGTGGCGGGCTTACTCTTGGGATTCGCGATCGGTGGAGTGGTCTACACGTTCTTGCTTCCTTCTTTCTCGATGCTGCCGACAAATGAAGTTTTGATCAGTTTAGTGACTTTTCTGGTTTTATGGTTGGTCAGTAGCTTTACCAAGTAA
- a CDS encoding DUF4129 domain-containing protein yields the protein MAAEQFQKTDFNWQLQQFFRQVGEWIELNFPQIQPPNVPDPPNWSSWWLEAIFWTIIVLFVLWLGFQIYLAVRSYVRRNQAQIAKFLDRSATLEKELTIAQWVRTAQEFQQQGNYREASRALYMAMLQRLNETKLIPGDQSRTDREYSRLVQLLPQSESYQMLLEIHELLYFSNLPISAEMFDRVQKAYGNIERATVDMAKMA from the coding sequence ATGGCGGCTGAGCAATTTCAGAAGACCGATTTTAACTGGCAACTCCAACAATTTTTTCGGCAGGTGGGCGAGTGGATTGAGTTGAACTTTCCACAGATTCAGCCGCCGAATGTTCCTGATCCGCCGAATTGGTCATCCTGGTGGCTAGAAGCCATCTTTTGGACGATTATTGTGCTCTTTGTGCTGTGGTTAGGATTTCAGATTTATCTAGCAGTGCGATCGTATGTCAGACGAAATCAGGCGCAGATTGCGAAATTTCTCGATCGATCTGCCACCCTCGAAAAAGAACTCACGATCGCGCAGTGGGTCAGAACCGCTCAGGAATTTCAACAGCAGGGAAACTATCGAGAAGCATCGAGAGCGCTCTACATGGCGATGCTGCAACGGCTGAATGAAACGAAATTGATTCCGGGCGATCAAAGCCGCACCGATCGAGAATATTCGCGGCTCGTTCAATTGCTGCCTCAATCCGAATCGTATCAAATGTTACTTGAGATTCACGAACTGTTGTATTTCAGCAATTTGCCCATTTCGGCTGAAATGTTCGATCGCGTTCAGAAAGCGTATGGCAACATTGAACGGGCGACCGTTGATATGGCGAAAATGGCGTGA
- a CDS encoding response regulator transcription factor codes for MAPAKILVVDDDPAIRNLVHRFLTKQSYQMESAEDGKSAMQVFEQFNPDLVILDVNLPDANGYSLCQEMQSRTNVFVLMLTSRTDEADKVRGFAQGADDYITKPFSLVELGGRVGAILKRQRIVTTAEQQCLAFGGLMIDPVRREVKLNEDIVPLTALEFDLLHFLAAHPGRVWRRAELIQEVWDYEYVGDQRVVDVHIGQIRKKIEIDTSQPALIQTVRGVGYKFESPAVVS; via the coding sequence ATGGCTCCAGCCAAGATACTCGTCGTGGATGATGATCCAGCAATCCGGAATCTCGTTCATCGCTTCCTTACCAAGCAAAGTTATCAGATGGAATCGGCGGAAGATGGCAAATCCGCGATGCAGGTGTTTGAACAGTTCAATCCAGATCTGGTGATTCTAGATGTGAACTTGCCGGATGCGAATGGCTATTCACTGTGTCAAGAGATGCAGAGCCGGACGAATGTGTTTGTGTTGATGTTGACAAGCCGCACAGATGAGGCGGATAAGGTTCGTGGGTTCGCTCAAGGCGCGGATGACTACATCACGAAGCCGTTTAGCTTGGTGGAACTGGGCGGACGAGTTGGAGCAATTCTCAAACGTCAACGAATCGTGACAACAGCAGAGCAGCAGTGTCTCGCGTTTGGTGGGTTGATGATTGATCCGGTTCGTCGCGAAGTCAAGCTGAATGAGGATATCGTGCCGTTGACGGCGTTGGAGTTCGATTTGCTGCATTTCTTAGCGGCGCATCCGGGTCGAGTTTGGCGACGGGCTGAACTGATTCAGGAAGTTTGGGATTACGAATATGTGGGCGATCAGCGGGTCGTGGATGTTCACATCGGTCAGATTCGGAAAAAAATCGAGATTGATACGAGCCAGCCTGCTCTGATTCAAACGGTTCGAGGGGTCGGCTATAAGTTTGAATCACCAGCAGTTGTGAGTTAA
- a CDS encoding DUF4230 domain-containing protein — MRRKNRQKPGVGSVFKNISLMLTGSGLLLGAVLVVGFLRSGDRFFDQLRGLIDAKPPEPKVETRSVVIQQVRQASELTTAVFTMEAVVPAQQDAAIGGVVIGTTKLLYIARGEVRAGVDLSALTPDSVQVTGETVRLRLPAPKILDKKIDVARSSVYDYNRGPLGLGPDVAPNLQKLAQEEALKKIQLAACSDGILEKANDRAKLAVSSLIRISGIKEVIVEPQPVTSQQCSAS, encoded by the coding sequence ATGCGAAGAAAAAACCGCCAGAAACCGGGAGTCGGTAGCGTGTTTAAGAATATTAGTTTGATGTTGACCGGAAGTGGATTGCTCTTAGGAGCGGTTCTGGTTGTAGGATTTTTGCGATCGGGAGATCGATTCTTTGACCAATTGCGCGGGCTAATTGATGCGAAACCGCCAGAACCCAAAGTCGAAACGAGATCGGTCGTGATTCAGCAAGTCCGTCAAGCCAGCGAACTCACAACGGCTGTATTTACAATGGAAGCAGTTGTGCCAGCTCAGCAGGATGCCGCGATCGGGGGTGTGGTAATTGGAACAACGAAGCTTTTATACATTGCACGCGGAGAAGTCCGAGCAGGGGTGGATTTGAGCGCTCTGACACCGGACAGCGTACAAGTAACAGGCGAAACTGTTCGATTACGATTACCTGCCCCGAAAATTTTAGATAAAAAGATTGATGTCGCTCGATCGAGCGTGTACGACTACAATCGCGGTCCACTGGGTTTAGGTCCTGATGTCGCCCCGAATTTGCAGAAATTAGCGCAGGAAGAAGCACTGAAGAAAATTCAGCTTGCGGCTTGTTCGGATGGAATTTTAGAGAAAGCCAACGATCGAGCAAAATTAGCGGTGTCTTCCTTAATTCGCATTTCTGGCATCAAAGAGGTGATTGTAGAGCCTCAACCTGTTACTTCACAGCAATGTTCAGCTTCTTAA
- a CDS encoding DUF2103 domain-containing protein, with protein sequence MKNDRGRLVLTHSTYIPGLISILEKLVQIEGIQTVTPAVIGSVRSHSPQFKLKISVPIRGGFKAIARQGKSVQEVFILTTLEQEQLESAIAQCLK encoded by the coding sequence ATGAAAAACGATCGAGGGCGGCTCGTTCTCACGCATTCAACCTATATTCCGGGTCTGATTTCAATCCTTGAGAAGCTCGTTCAAATCGAGGGAATTCAGACTGTGACTCCGGCAGTGATCGGATCAGTCCGCTCTCATTCTCCTCAATTTAAATTAAAAATTTCTGTGCCGATTCGGGGCGGGTTTAAAGCGATCGCTCGTCAAGGTAAATCTGTTCAAGAGGTTTTCATTCTCACGACGCTCGAACAGGAGCAGCTTGAAAGCGCGATCGCTCAATGTTTGAAATGA
- a CDS encoding EAL domain-containing protein: MQITPQFNHSLKLIVQPSDRETYLVLYQLGFRKIAIVPQLLYRTVNEFELSNLFVSLSERISDQAQALSRYVVTRSPLDAAPLLSEFLNAQPLRQMTMLVKHAWFFQVLAQQQLFFNYQPIFDLNSGRVVAHECLARAQDDQGQLFNGQQLIDAALTMNLTREFDNLARSKCFSALAQWNQSDRPIFFINVLPNAIAHHPESLEHNFQQVLDLGLHPNQIVFELTEVEALSDHPNLPKVIEQIRAGGFGLALDDLGSNVAIDHYCTELRPDVIKLDRRLIDGCSRYDMKQVMVKSLVRVAQELGITVLAEGLEAVEDIEFCRAIGVNLGQGFGLGRPSRRPIGATQQTYRSPISFPSNHTSKNLVQPLT, translated from the coding sequence GTGCAAATTACTCCTCAATTCAATCACTCGCTAAAACTGATTGTGCAGCCGAGCGATCGAGAAACTTATTTGGTGCTATATCAATTAGGCTTCAGAAAAATCGCGATCGTTCCACAATTGCTCTACCGTACAGTGAACGAATTTGAACTATCGAATCTGTTCGTGTCTCTCTCGGAGCGAATTTCAGATCAGGCGCAAGCATTATCGCGGTATGTCGTGACACGATCGCCGCTCGATGCCGCCCCGTTACTGAGTGAATTTCTCAATGCTCAACCGCTGCGTCAAATGACGATGCTGGTGAAACACGCCTGGTTTTTTCAGGTGTTGGCGCAACAACAACTCTTTTTTAACTATCAGCCGATTTTTGATCTTAATTCCGGTCGGGTGGTTGCTCATGAATGTCTCGCACGCGCTCAGGATGACCAAGGACAGCTATTTAATGGGCAACAGTTAATTGATGCTGCGCTGACGATGAATCTGACCCGCGAGTTTGATAACTTAGCTCGATCGAAGTGTTTTAGCGCTCTAGCACAGTGGAATCAATCGGATCGTCCGATCTTTTTTATCAATGTTTTACCCAATGCGATCGCACATCATCCCGAATCGTTAGAGCATAACTTCCAACAAGTTCTCGATCTCGGTCTGCACCCGAATCAAATCGTGTTTGAACTGACCGAAGTTGAAGCGTTGAGCGATCACCCGAATTTACCAAAAGTGATCGAGCAAATTCGGGCGGGTGGATTTGGATTAGCGCTAGATGATTTGGGGAGTAACGTCGCGATCGATCATTACTGTACGGAACTGCGACCAGATGTGATTAAGCTCGATCGACGATTGATCGATGGCTGTAGTCGCTACGACATGAAGCAAGTCATGGTCAAAAGTTTAGTTCGCGTTGCACAAGAACTGGGCATCACGGTCTTAGCAGAAGGCTTAGAAGCGGTGGAAGATATCGAGTTTTGTCGTGCGATCGGCGTGAATCTCGGACAAGGGTTTGGACTGGGTAGACCGAGCCGAAGACCGATCGGGGCAACCCAGCAAACTTATCGATCGCCGATTTCTTTTCCCTCAAACCACACCAGCAAAAATCTTGTCCAACCTCTAACGTGA
- the trpD gene encoding anthranilate phosphoribosyltransferase, which translates to MTSLAVDTAQWSELLQQLLDRDSLSMPQASTLMQGWLNDEIPPVISGGILMALQMKGISAAELAGMAKVLQSQAQFIDRPEFPLIDTCGTGGDGSSTFNISTAVAFVASAAGLRVAKHGNRSASSLVGSADVLEALGVNLSAPPERIQAAVQEVGVTFLFAPGWHPALKVVAPMRRTLKVRTVFNLLGPLVNPLQPTGQVIGVYHSALLEPMAEALKLLGKESAIVLHGRERLDEAGLGDLTDIAVLNNQRVELTAIDPQALGLKKAPIGALRGGDISVNTEILRSVLQGKGTQAQQDAVTLNAALALRVGQAVDSDEQGIDRAREILKSGAAWEKLTQLVEFLR; encoded by the coding sequence ATGACTTCTCTAGCTGTAGACACCGCGCAATGGTCTGAATTGCTCCAGCAGCTTCTCGATCGTGACTCTTTATCGATGCCGCAAGCTTCTACACTAATGCAAGGTTGGCTCAATGATGAGATTCCTCCGGTGATTTCTGGCGGGATTCTGATGGCGTTGCAGATGAAAGGGATTTCAGCCGCAGAACTGGCAGGAATGGCGAAAGTGTTACAGTCTCAAGCGCAATTCATCGATCGTCCGGAGTTTCCCTTAATCGATACCTGTGGAACCGGGGGCGATGGCTCTTCGACGTTCAATATCTCGACTGCGGTGGCATTTGTGGCTTCGGCGGCAGGACTACGAGTGGCAAAACATGGGAATCGATCGGCTTCAAGTTTGGTCGGTTCGGCAGATGTGCTCGAAGCATTAGGCGTGAATTTGAGTGCGCCACCGGAACGAATTCAAGCGGCAGTTCAGGAAGTTGGGGTAACGTTTTTGTTTGCTCCCGGCTGGCATCCTGCGCTAAAAGTGGTAGCTCCGATGCGGCGAACTTTGAAAGTGCGGACGGTGTTTAATTTACTAGGTCCGTTGGTCAATCCATTGCAGCCGACTGGACAAGTGATTGGGGTGTATCACTCTGCATTGTTAGAACCAATGGCGGAAGCGTTAAAGCTATTGGGGAAAGAAAGCGCGATCGTGCTACATGGACGAGAAAGACTGGACGAAGCTGGACTGGGTGATTTAACTGATATTGCAGTCTTGAACAATCAAAGGGTCGAATTAACTGCGATCGATCCGCAAGCGTTGGGATTGAAAAAAGCTCCGATCGGTGCTCTACGCGGTGGAGATATTTCGGTCAATACGGAAATTTTGCGATCAGTTTTACAAGGAAAGGGAACTCAGGCACAACAGGACGCAGTAACGCTGAATGCAGCACTCGCTTTACGAGTTGGGCAAGCGGTGGATTCTGATGAACAGGGTATCGATCGAGCAAGAGAAATTCTGAAATCTGGTGCAGCCTGGGAGAAACTAACGCAACTTGTGGAATTCTTGCGCTGA
- a CDS encoding DUF4350 domain-containing protein: MKKLDRRLVFGLIALAVIIVLTLFIAPRSNRITSGSTFSRAPDGYGAWYAYMQRQGTPIERWRKPSIDEISGTGNTMIQVDPIGAASLELEWVERGNTWIILGRPNLPATQSGFSTQHKSDRGLVKIETSRRLKADKGIKRVLGDRFGSIVWEEPQGKGRIIFAATPFLAANAYQDEPGNFAFLAQLAAGKKIWIDEYLHGYRDETAKEESTQTWVDYLLRTPIAILLLQAIVISIILIWAKNRRFGQPQPLLASRVNDSEAYTQALAGVLYKAGRSEFVIDAIGREEQLQIQRSLGIGGRLLDREALINAWVQQTERPAAELAQLFPEKQRLNEQELLKWLAQVKEIKQHLPS, from the coding sequence ATGAAGAAACTCGATCGACGTTTGGTATTCGGGCTGATTGCACTAGCGGTGATCATTGTTCTGACGCTGTTTATCGCACCGAGAAGCAACCGAATTACGAGCGGCTCTACGTTCAGTCGTGCTCCTGACGGTTACGGGGCTTGGTACGCCTACATGCAGCGGCAAGGAACTCCGATCGAACGCTGGCGCAAACCGTCTATTGATGAGATTTCCGGCACAGGTAACACGATGATTCAGGTTGATCCAATAGGTGCAGCATCGCTTGAACTGGAATGGGTCGAGCGCGGCAATACCTGGATCATTTTAGGCAGACCGAATTTACCTGCGACTCAATCGGGATTTTCTACACAGCACAAGAGCGATCGCGGTTTAGTCAAAATCGAAACTTCCAGACGACTCAAGGCTGACAAAGGAATAAAACGAGTGTTAGGCGATCGCTTTGGGTCGATCGTCTGGGAAGAACCTCAAGGCAAAGGTCGAATCATTTTCGCAGCGACTCCATTTCTCGCTGCCAACGCCTACCAAGATGAGCCTGGAAACTTCGCATTTCTCGCACAGTTAGCTGCTGGCAAAAAGATTTGGATCGATGAATACCTGCATGGCTATCGAGATGAAACCGCGAAAGAAGAAAGCACACAGACTTGGGTAGATTACTTGCTTAGAACACCGATCGCTATTTTGTTGCTGCAAGCGATCGTGATTTCAATCATTCTCATCTGGGCGAAGAATCGACGATTTGGACAACCGCAACCGCTCCTAGCTTCACGAGTGAATGATAGTGAAGCCTATACGCAAGCTTTGGCGGGTGTGTTGTACAAAGCGGGACGGAGCGAGTTTGTGATTGATGCGATCGGGCGGGAAGAGCAGTTGCAGATTCAGCGATCGCTAGGGATTGGGGGAAGATTGCTCGATCGAGAAGCATTGATCAATGCGTGGGTGCAGCAAACTGAAAGACCTGCCGCAGAACTGGCGCAACTTTTCCCAGAGAAACAGCGATTGAATGAGCAAGAGCTACTCAAGTGGCTGGCTCAAGTAAAAGAGATCAAGCAACATCTTCCGAGTTGA
- the clpS gene encoding ATP-dependent Clp protease adapter ClpS, giving the protein MTSVFKNSISMMAGSVTTPEKTNQTTRQTYPNYKVIVLDDDFNTFEHVAKCLMQYIPKMTSDRAWKLTNQVHFEGQAIVWTGPLEQAELYHQQLSIEGLTMAPLEKA; this is encoded by the coding sequence ATGACGAGTGTTTTTAAGAATTCCATTTCAATGATGGCGGGAAGCGTTACGACTCCTGAGAAAACCAATCAGACGACTCGCCAAACGTATCCAAACTATAAAGTGATCGTGCTCGATGACGATTTCAACACCTTCGAGCACGTCGCGAAATGCTTGATGCAGTACATTCCAAAAATGACGAGCGATCGCGCTTGGAAGCTCACCAATCAAGTGCACTTTGAAGGACAAGCGATCGTTTGGACAGGTCCGCTCGAACAAGCCGAACTCTATCATCAACAGCTAAGTATCGAGGGCTTAACGATGGCTCCCTTGGAGAAAGCATGA